A region from the Helcococcus ovis genome encodes:
- a CDS encoding Flp family type IVb pilin has translation MILALISVAVIVILTTMGGNLKEIFTKISDQLKGAAEKANQ, from the coding sequence ATAATCTTAGCATTAATCTCAGTAGCTGTAATAGTAATATTAACAACGATGGGTGGAAATTTAAAAGAAATTTTCACAAAAATTTCTGATCAATTAAAGGGTGCAGCAGAAAAAGCAAATCAATAA
- a CDS encoding Flp family type IVb pilin, whose product MSGEKIGKAWKILALISVAVIVVLGLMGGKLKDIFQSIFNKLQEAEKVPTA is encoded by the coding sequence GTGAGTGGGGAGAAGATAGGCAAGGCTTGGAAAATCTTAGCATTAATCTCAGTAGCTGTAATAGTAGTATTAGGCTTAATGGGAGGAAAATTAAAAGATATTTTCCAAAGTATTTTTAATAAATTACAAGAAGCAGAAAAAGTACCAACAGCATAA
- a CDS encoding Flp family type IVb pilin has protein sequence MKNIMNWFMKEESGQGMVEYGLILALISVVVIALLTSIGGQLKVKFGEVLKALQGNGQRS, from the coding sequence ATGAAAAACATAATGAATTGGTTTATGAAGGAAGAAAGCGGACAAGGAATGGTAGAATATGGATTAATCTTAGCATTAATCTCAGTAGTGGTAATAGCATTGTTAACAAGTATAGGTGGACAATTAAAAGTAAAATTTGGAGAAGTGTTAAAAGCATTACAAGGAAACGGACAAAGATCATAA
- the tnpA gene encoding IS200/IS605 family transposase: MRANGSSHTVWNCNYYIVFTPKYEKLRMYKEIKEDIGRIIRNLLTKKGIKIIEAELCSNYIYMLIEIPPKYSVSHIIGYLKGKSSLLIFERKENLRYAYKDRSFWCRGYYVDTSRRDESKIHLYVKNQLKEDYKINQMNVAKVYDVSEQK, encoded by the coding sequence ATGCGTGCAAACGGTTCGTCACATACGGTTTGGAATTGCAATTATTATATTGTATTTACGCCAAAATATGAAAAACTTCGTATGTATAAAGAAATAAAAGAAGATATAGGCAGGATTATAAGGAATTTATTAACAAAAAAAGGCATAAAAATAATAGAGGCGGAATTGTGCTCAAATTATATTTATATGCTGATAGAAATTCCTCCTAAATATAGCGTTTCTCATATAATCGGATATTTAAAAGGTAAAAGCAGCCTATTAATATTTGAAAGAAAAGAAAATTTAAGATATGCGTATAAAGATAGAAGTTTTTGGTGCAGAGGATATTATGTTGACACGTCCCGACGAGACGAAAGCAAAATACATCTATATGTAAAAAATCAATTAAAAGAAGATTATAAAATAAATCAAATGAATGTAGCTAAGGTATATGATGTTAGCGAACAAAAATAA
- a CDS encoding Flp family type IVb pilin: protein MKNIMNWFMKEESGQGMVEYGLILALISVAVIAALTLVGGKLNEIFGKISTKLQEATQNRR, encoded by the coding sequence ATGAAAAACATAATGAATTGGTTTATGAAGGAAGAAAGCGGACAAGGAATGGTAGAATATGGATTAATCTTAGCCTTAATCTCAGTAGCTGTAATAGCAGCATTGACATTAGTAGGTGGGAAATTAAATGAAATTTTTGGAAAAATTTCTACAAAACTACAAGAAGCAACACAAAATAGAAGATAA
- a CDS encoding Flp family type IVb pilin, giving the protein MDAIRKDFKVTIVDTYKFITQEEKGQSMVEYGIILALIVIVGFIGLLALSGNLKSLYQEGVFTKIKNAFLGKI; this is encoded by the coding sequence ATGGATGCTATTAGAAAAGATTTTAAGGTTACTATCGTAGATACTTATAAATTTATTACACAAGAAGAGAAAGGTCAATCAATGGTCGAGTACGGGATTATACTTGCTTTGATTGTAATTGTCGGATTTATCGGACTTTTAGCCCTAAGTGGCAATCTCAAATCTCTATATCAGGAAGGTGTTTTTACAAAAATTAAAAATGCATTTCTTGGAAAAATATAA
- a CDS encoding prepilin peptidase, whose protein sequence is MEGLLNYIIPIVIGFIFVYFVPICTDKLIEYKENKNGKPYSHMHSSKIFGYFLSFTVGILVSYLGLIYFPLWKFIFLLIFSFIACVGTLVDNKVRIIANEMIILMVVISIPFRLIDGGIIYLLNSIASSIGIFILLVGSFLIFGKFLFKTVPGGAGDLKLMMVMSFLLGYPDLIFGIFITMSVMLAYIVYGLMTHYLTMKSYIPLAGFIMIGIVTGLINKGVNLWMLLEKILRLLS, encoded by the coding sequence TTGGAAGGGTTATTAAATTATATTATCCCTATAGTGATTGGATTCATTTTTGTTTACTTCGTACCTATATGTACAGACAAGCTCATAGAGTACAAAGAAAATAAAAATGGAAAACCTTATAGTCATATGCACAGTTCGAAAATATTCGGTTACTTTTTATCATTCACTGTTGGGATATTGGTATCTTATTTAGGACTTATATATTTTCCGCTTTGGAAATTTATATTTCTATTAATATTTTCATTTATTGCATGTGTTGGAACCTTAGTGGATAATAAAGTAAGAATTATTGCAAATGAAATGATAATATTAATGGTTGTAATAAGTATACCATTTAGACTTATTGATGGCGGTATAATTTATTTATTAAATAGTATAGCTTCATCAATAGGGATATTTATATTATTAGTGGGAAGTTTCTTAATCTTTGGCAAGTTTTTATTTAAGACTGTGCCCGGAGGAGCCGGAGACTTGAAGCTAATGATGGTCATGTCTTTTTTATTGGGCTATCCTGATTTAATATTTGGTATCTTTATTACTATGAGTGTCATGTTGGCTTACATAGTTTATGGTTTGATGACACATTATCTAACCATGAAGTCATATATTCCACTAGCTGGATTTATTATGATAGGAATTGTAACAGGACTTATAAATAAAGGAGTTAATTTATGGATGCTATTAGAAAAGATTTTAAGGTTACTATCGTAG
- a CDS encoding ABC transporter permease, with product MRDILTVFLFETKQKFKEKTFLISLLISCAIFFGITFIPKITNYMDSGKASNSKFEINEKSLPNDSKKDLAYFAKAGVDKSVIDTLSKRYNLIKVNNENELKEKVKNEEVAEGILLKDNISAKLYKSSNKISEISKSSIGTIRAYLIEDILKENYKYNIEYKKLGIDVNKIIEIDSVTPKIEIESFGRNPMSGTILSYFSVMFLYMIIMLHGSQIATNVAKEKETRTMEILITNVKSSALIHGKVFSGVFTSFVNLILTILSAVVGLMINLHDKPEVSNTIKTIISEIKTTDVLVLVLFTVVGVTMYFYIFAALGSLVSRLDELNQALSPVMILVMFATFIPMGLMTKPDSTILKVASFVPFSSPTSMLTRSLGSNVALYQIALSFIILIVTTAIMSIISIKIYRQGTLNYGNKMNLIKAFKSKIE from the coding sequence ATGAGAGATATATTGACAGTATTTTTATTTGAAACAAAACAAAAATTTAAGGAAAAAACATTTTTAATTTCTCTTTTAATATCGTGTGCGATATTTTTTGGTATAACATTTATACCTAAAATTACAAATTATATGGATTCAGGAAAAGCTTCAAATTCAAAGTTTGAAATAAATGAAAAATCATTGCCAAATGATAGTAAAAAAGATTTGGCATATTTTGCTAAAGCGGGAGTTGATAAGTCCGTTATTGATACACTTTCAAAAAGATATAATTTAATAAAGGTAAATAATGAGAATGAATTAAAAGAAAAAGTTAAAAATGAAGAAGTTGCGGAGGGGATTTTATTAAAAGATAATATAAGTGCGAAACTTTATAAAAGCTCAAATAAAATTTCAGAAATTAGTAAAAGCAGTATAGGTACTATTAGGGCGTATTTAATAGAAGATATACTAAAGGAAAATTACAAATACAATATAGAATATAAGAAGCTGGGCATTGATGTTAATAAAATTATAGAAATTGATTCTGTCACTCCAAAAATTGAAATTGAATCATTTGGGAGAAACCCAATGTCGGGCACTATCTTGTCATATTTCAGTGTTATGTTTTTATATATGATAATAATGCTACACGGTTCACAAATTGCCACAAATGTAGCGAAAGAAAAAGAAACAAGGACAATGGAAATATTAATTACAAATGTTAAATCGTCAGCTTTGATACATGGAAAAGTATTTTCCGGAGTGTTTACAAGTTTTGTTAATTTAATTTTAACTATTTTATCTGCCGTAGTGGGATTAATGATAAATTTACACGATAAACCTGAAGTGTCAAATACTATAAAGACAATCATATCAGAAATAAAAACAACAGATGTATTAGTTTTAGTGTTATTTACCGTAGTCGGTGTGACAATGTATTTCTATATATTTGCTGCTCTCGGCTCACTTGTTTCAAGATTGGATGAATTAAATCAAGCATTATCTCCGGTAATGATTTTAGTGATGTTTGCAACGTTTATACCTATGGGATTAATGACAAAACCTGATTCAACTATATTGAAAGTTGCATCATTTGTGCCATTTTCATCGCCGACTTCAATGCTTACAAGATCATTAGGAAGTAATGTAGCCTTATATCAAATTGCTTTGAGTTTCATTATATTGATAGTAACTACAGCGATTATGTCAATAATTTCCATTAAGATATATAGACAGGGGACACTAAATTATGGAAATAAAATGAATTTAATAAAAGCATTTAAATCAAAAATAGAATAA
- a CDS encoding ABC transporter ATP-binding protein, with protein sequence MRLELKNINKSFNKKQILHNVSFTIESGKAMGFLGRNGAGKTTTIRTLMNVFKPDSGEFLLDGEAFDRRKYKIGYLPEERGMYQKINIIDQLVYFGELKGMKSKEARKSALQLLEKVELSEYANKKLETLSKGNQQKVQILQAIINDPDIVVFDEPFSGLDPVNSMVLKDIISEFIRKNRIVIFSSHQMSYVEEFCDDVTFIKQGKIILSDNLERIKADKGNGKYLIESNSSELFEKLSKIRSISILDEIKSGYIFGLNEDMDTNQILQEIIENNIEILRFEPYKPSLEEIFIELDKEV encoded by the coding sequence ATGAGATTAGAACTAAAAAATATAAATAAAAGTTTTAATAAAAAACAAATTTTACATAATGTGAGCTTTACGATTGAAAGTGGTAAGGCTATGGGATTTTTAGGTAGGAATGGTGCAGGAAAGACGACTACTATCAGGACGCTTATGAATGTATTTAAGCCGGATAGCGGAGAATTTTTATTAGATGGAGAGGCATTTGATAGAAGAAAATATAAGATTGGATATTTGCCTGAAGAAAGAGGTATGTATCAAAAAATTAATATAATTGACCAACTTGTATATTTTGGGGAATTAAAAGGGATGAAATCTAAAGAGGCTAGAAAATCTGCATTACAATTATTGGAGAAAGTAGAGCTTAGTGAATATGCTAATAAGAAACTTGAAACATTGTCTAAGGGAAATCAGCAAAAAGTTCAGATTTTACAAGCGATAATTAATGACCCGGATATTGTAGTATTTGATGAGCCATTTAGCGGTTTGGATCCGGTAAATTCAATGGTATTAAAGGATATTATTTCAGAATTTATTAGAAAAAACAGGATAGTTATTTTTTCATCACATCAAATGAGTTATGTGGAGGAATTTTGTGATGATGTTACATTTATAAAACAAGGCAAAATAATTTTGTCTGATAATTTGGAAAGAATAAAGGCTGACAAGGGAAATGGAAAATATTTGATTGAATCAAATTCAAGTGAATTATTTGAAAAATTAAGTAAAATAAGGTCGATATCTATATTGGATGAAATAAAATCCGGATATATATTTGGATTAAATGAGGATATGGACACAAATCAAATTTTACAAGAAATTATTGAAAATAATATTGAAATTTTGAGGTTTGAACCATACAAGCCTAGTTTGGAAGAAATATTTATTGAATTAGATAAGGAAGTGTAA
- a CDS encoding helix-turn-helix transcriptional regulator: protein MKNRISELRKSRKLTQEELANELGTTRQTIISLENGKYTASLVLAYKIAKYFGLTIEEVFDFSEVE from the coding sequence TTGAAAAATAGAATTTCAGAATTAAGGAAGAGTAGAAAACTTACTCAGGAAGAGTTGGCGAATGAGCTCGGCACTACGAGGCAGACAATTATTTCATTAGAAAATGGAAAATATACGGCTTCGCTAGTTTTGGCGTATAAGATTGCAAAATATTTCGGCTTAACCATTGAAGAAGTTTTTGATTTTAGCGAAGTAGAGTAG
- a CDS encoding glycoside hydrolase family 1 protein: protein MIKFPEGFYFGSATSATQSEGRVEGDGKGDNIWDLWFEKESYKFHNQIGPSKTSSFYENYKEDIKLLKATGQNSFRTSISWSRLFPKGYGEINQKSVEFYKDVFKRIKDEGLTLFINLYHFDMPVELQNIGGWENRDVVEHYANFAKTAFELFGEYVDRWFTFNEPIVHVECGYLLQYHYPLEVSPEKAILVGFHTQLASARAIEEFKKLNLTSKIGIVLNLTPAIPRSQHPKDLEAAKYAEMFAIRSFLDPSIKGTFQPELIDLLRQYNLLPTVDKQDLKIIKNNTIDFLGVNYYQPLRVKAVQYEIKKDAIFFPTNFYEPYEMPGRRINPHRGWEIDPSVVYNIAMYIKDNYNNIEWIMSENGMGVEGEEKFKVNGQIQDDYRIEFIKEHLTYLHKAIEEGANCIGYHVWTFIDCWSWLNSYKNRYGLVELNLETGERTIKKSGHWYKKLVENNGF from the coding sequence ATGATTAAATTTCCTGAAGGATTTTACTTTGGGTCGGCTACATCAGCTACACAAAGTGAAGGAAGAGTTGAAGGTGATGGAAAAGGAGATAATATTTGGGATTTGTGGTTTGAAAAAGAATCATATAAATTTCACAATCAAATCGGTCCATCAAAAACAAGCTCTTTTTATGAAAATTATAAAGAAGATATAAAATTATTAAAGGCTACAGGACAAAATTCATTCCGTACATCCATAAGTTGGTCCAGACTTTTTCCAAAAGGATATGGGGAAATTAATCAAAAATCTGTTGAATTTTACAAGGACGTATTTAAGAGAATTAAAGATGAGGGCTTGACACTATTTATAAATTTATATCATTTTGATATGCCGGTAGAATTACAAAATATTGGTGGATGGGAAAACAGAGATGTTGTTGAACATTATGCAAATTTTGCAAAAACTGCATTTGAGCTATTTGGAGAATACGTTGATAGATGGTTTACATTTAATGAACCAATTGTCCATGTTGAATGTGGCTATTTGTTGCAATATCACTATCCCCTGGAAGTTAGTCCTGAAAAAGCAATATTAGTTGGATTTCATACACAACTTGCAAGTGCAAGAGCAATTGAAGAATTTAAAAAACTAAATTTAACATCTAAAATCGGTATTGTATTAAATTTAACACCTGCTATTCCCAGATCACAACATCCAAAAGATCTAGAAGCAGCAAAATATGCAGAAATGTTTGCAATAAGATCATTTTTAGATCCTTCCATCAAAGGCACATTTCAACCCGAATTGATTGACCTTTTAAGACAATACAATTTATTACCAACAGTCGATAAACAGGATTTAAAAATCATCAAAAATAATACAATTGATTTCTTAGGCGTAAATTACTATCAACCACTAAGAGTAAAAGCTGTTCAATATGAAATTAAAAAAGATGCAATATTTTTCCCAACAAACTTCTACGAACCCTATGAAATGCCGGGCAGAAGAATCAATCCCCACAGAGGTTGGGAAATAGACCCTTCAGTTGTCTACAATATAGCCATGTATATTAAGGATAATTATAACAATATAGAATGGATAATGTCCGAAAATGGCATGGGGGTCGAAGGTGAAGAAAAATTCAAGGTTAATGGTCAAATTCAAGATGATTACAGAATAGAATTTATCAAAGAACACCTAACATATCTACACAAAGCGATAGAAGAAGGAGCAAATTGTATAGGTTACCATGTTTGGACCTTCATCGATTGTTGGTCATGGCTAAATTCATATAAAAACAGATACGGATTAGTTGAATTAAACCTTGAAACCGGAGAAAGAACAATCAAAAAATCCGGCCATTGGTATAAGAAATTAGTTGAAAATAACGGATTTTAA
- a CDS encoding ROK family protein: MKSIGVDIGGTSARVALFDENFNIISKQITQTGDKEFDDIIDEISEMINKVDPDRLTKVVGICSPGPLDKDLGMILDAPNLPKWRNKPFLRLIEEKTNRKAFLTNDANAAAMAQAVGDNRETIVFMTVSTGVGGGIVYKGELMEGKKVYAGEFGLMIISDDDRNHSQLYAGTLESLCSGTALSKKATQVYKTDISTKELFEKYAENDEKAIEIIEQWTEYFSRAIANLLQIIEPEIFYLGGSVITKNQFLIDKVIEATKNKVYEGLKNRIFIEVAKFGDDAGLVGAAKNGLNNFNGGNND, from the coding sequence ATGAAATCAATAGGTGTAGATATTGGTGGAACAAGTGCCAGAGTTGCACTGTTTGATGAAAATTTTAATATTATTTCAAAACAAATTACACAGACAGGTGACAAGGAATTTGATGATATTATAGATGAAATATCTGAAATGATTAATAAAGTTGACCCTGACCGTTTAACAAAAGTTGTAGGGATTTGTTCTCCCGGACCTTTAGACAAAGATTTAGGTATGATTTTGGATGCTCCCAATTTACCAAAATGGAGAAACAAGCCATTTTTAAGACTAATAGAAGAAAAAACAAATAGAAAAGCATTTTTAACAAATGATGCCAATGCTGCGGCAATGGCACAAGCGGTAGGAGATAATAGAGAAACTATAGTTTTCATGACAGTAAGCACCGGAGTAGGTGGAGGCATAGTTTATAAAGGTGAGCTTATGGAAGGGAAAAAAGTATATGCCGGTGAATTTGGATTGATGATAATTTCTGATGATGATAGAAATCATAGTCAATTATATGCGGGGACATTAGAAAGCCTATGCTCCGGTACTGCATTATCAAAAAAAGCTACACAAGTATATAAAACAGATATTTCTACAAAAGAATTATTTGAAAAATATGCTGAAAATGATGAAAAGGCAATTGAAATTATAGAACAATGGACAGAATATTTTTCAAGAGCTATAGCTAATTTATTACAAATAATTGAACCTGAAATTTTCTATTTAGGGGGTTCGGTAATCACAAAAAATCAATTTTTGATTGATAAGGTAATAGAGGCTACAAAAAATAAAGTTTATGAAGGCTTAAAAAATAGAATATTTATTGAAGTTGCAAAATTTGGCGATGATGCCGGATTGGTGGGTGCTGCAAAAAATGGACTAAATAATTTTAATGGAGGAAATAATGATTAA
- a CDS encoding ROK family protein, which yields MYLIFDIGGSSTKIGIIKDKEIIKKYSIERKETLKEFLSMLEEQVEKNISTYNIKGVGFSSPGTVDSKTGNIYGLSAIDYIHKYNFAKHIQDKFKLPVAIENDANCAALAQMFMDEPKEKDIAFVIVGTGIGGAIIKNKQIIRGRRLEAGEFGYMLLKNIEGEYTNFSRLATIPNVVSRIKEKYNIVEKPHIVLEKYFNKVEPFYSEVKNMFQYMCMGLYNIQYIYDPQVIYIGGGISQSEKYIRELKKFLRQEPFNLADINIRPVTFYNDNNLYGAYSNLLKSIEKGVRL from the coding sequence ATGTATTTAATATTTGATATTGGTGGGTCGTCTACTAAAATAGGAATTATAAAAGACAAAGAAATAATAAAAAAGTATTCTATTGAGAGAAAAGAAACTCTTAAGGAATTTTTATCAATGCTTGAAGAACAAGTGGAAAAAAATATTAGCACATATAATATAAAAGGAGTCGGATTTAGCAGTCCCGGAACAGTTGATTCAAAAACAGGTAATATTTATGGTTTGAGTGCTATAGATTATATTCATAAATATAATTTTGCAAAGCATATACAAGATAAGTTTAAATTGCCTGTGGCGATAGAAAATGATGCAAATTGTGCTGCATTAGCTCAAATGTTTATGGATGAACCAAAAGAAAAAGATATTGCATTTGTAATTGTGGGAACAGGAATTGGCGGAGCAATTATAAAAAATAAACAGATTATTAGAGGGCGTAGACTTGAAGCCGGAGAATTTGGCTATATGTTATTAAAAAATATAGAAGGAGAATATACAAATTTTTCCAGGCTTGCTACAATTCCAAATGTAGTATCTAGGATTAAAGAAAAATATAATATAGTTGAAAAACCTCATATTGTATTAGAAAAATATTTTAATAAAGTAGAACCATTTTATAGTGAAGTTAAAAATATGTTTCAATATATGTGTATGGGATTGTACAATATTCAATATATATATGACCCTCAGGTTATATATATTGGCGGCGGTATTTCACAATCTGAAAAATACATAAGAGAACTTAAAAAATTTTTACGACAAGAGCCATTTAATTTAGCCGACATAAATATCAGACCGGTAACATTTTATAATGACAATAATTTATATGGAGCATATTCAAACTTATTAAAATCAATAGAAAAAGGAGTAAGATTATGA
- a CDS encoding MurR/RpiR family transcriptional regulator, with product MNKSYKFIKNLISKKSIKLSHLEQEFLDRLGESNIEIFDSYISELSKTFYISNSTITRFAKKLGFDGFNELKFALQNIQEPEKYQTQKIYTSVINDIKEFDKNVVELIHNLDKFHRIVIVGIGSSGLIANEMMFKLGEIGLNNLDYAKEPYGINILSNNLSENDLLICISLSGENTHILEACENAKNRNATIFSISGNVNSSLKNYSDYLLKTPGYSTYEYSISKMLPILIYIDIICEIYTKRD from the coding sequence ATGAATAAATCATATAAGTTTATAAAAAATCTTATTTCAAAAAAATCCATTAAACTTTCCCATTTAGAACAAGAATTTCTTGATAGACTTGGAGAAAGTAATATTGAAATTTTTGATTCTTATATAAGCGAATTATCTAAAACATTCTACATTTCAAATTCTACAATCACTAGATTTGCTAAAAAACTAGGTTTTGATGGTTTTAATGAGCTTAAATTTGCTCTTCAAAATATTCAAGAACCCGAAAAATATCAAACACAGAAAATTTATACCTCTGTAATTAATGATATTAAAGAATTTGATAAAAATGTTGTAGAATTAATTCATAATTTAGATAAATTCCACAGAATAGTAATAGTCGGCATAGGCTCTAGCGGTTTAATTGCAAATGAAATGATGTTTAAATTAGGCGAAATCGGATTAAACAATCTTGACTACGCTAAAGAACCATATGGAATTAACATTCTTTCAAATAATTTATCCGAAAATGACTTATTAATATGTATTTCACTTTCCGGTGAAAATACTCACATATTAGAAGCTTGTGAAAATGCAAAAAATCGCAATGCTACAATTTTCTCCATATCCGGAAATGTTAATTCTTCATTAAAAAATTATTCTGATTATTTACTTAAAACCCCGGGATATTCTACTTATGAATATTCCATATCTAAAATGTTACCAATATTAATATACATTGATATAATTTGTGAAATATATACTAAAAGGGATTAA